AGAGCTAAATGTGGATCATCAGGTAATGACCATGTAACCCTAACCTGAAAATTTTTCCCACTCCCTGCTTCCTACcctttctttcattaatttgcAACAGAGTAAACATATGCTCCCCAACTTACAATGGAgttaagtccagttaaacctatCATAAAGGCAAATGATTTTAAGTTGAACTATGCTAAGTTGGAGTCCATGTGTATGGGACACAATTGTGCAACATGGAATGGCTATGCATATGTTTCTGACAGCTATTGAAACACAGAATTGAGCTCAGGCATGGTTGAATTTCCTAACTGCTGCTTGAAGAAACTCCCGTGGTTGCACAAGAAAATCAGGTTCCTTGCATACCTTTGCGGGAAGGCTAACTTGATGCTTTTGCTTTTACACCTCTGAATTTATCACGTTGCCTTCAGGGAAAGATCAAGCTACAAAAAGACTTGTTGTAAAGGGGAGGCTAACCTTAGACTGTCTACCTGGGTATCCATGCATTGAAGGTGCCATCACTGCAATATGAGAGAGGATGGCAGAAGACAATGTTCAAGTGCTtgggttctggagtcagacagacgtGGATTTGCATTTCTGCCCTTCCATTTATCAGTTGTGTGATCATTGGACACGTTTCTTAGTTACTGTTTCTTCTCTGCCAAAAAGTTGAGGCTAAAATATCTACACCATAAAGGGTTAACGGGAGGAGTCAATGTGATACGCAGATCATGGAGGAAACAAAATCTGCCGTTCTCATGGGTTTAACACGGGGACTCAGACAGCTTtgtagagaaataatttttttaaagtgcagtACAGGAAAGGGGACTGTACCCAAGTGGTCCAGAAGGGTCGTGTGGACTGGCCACAGAATTCAGCAATGGTCTCGTAGGTTGTCAGGGGCCAGTCTCTTATCTAATTTAGGTTCATTTATTGATctgttcattcaacaagtatctgAGAGCTACTACACTTACAACTAACTGCATGATCTAGTTACCCTGGGAAGTACAGAGTTGTAAATTTGGACATGTTTCAGAGTGAAAGGGGCTGCTATTAAGAATTACTCAGGGACAACAGGCGAAATCAGGACATATGGTCACTATACTAGGTAAAATGTCTGGGATAAGGAAAAAGAGTAAATAGCCACCCTTTACAGCATCTTCTGTGCCCTCACTCACTTCCACACTCCTTCCCCCTTATTCCAGAGTGACAGTCTCATGAAAGAGGAAGAGTATTATATTGGGTCAAGAATCAGGCCCAATCATATTTTGGAGAAAGCGTTGTACTGAAGTGTTTTTATTGTCTCAAATTATCATAGTGCATTAATTTTGTCAGACACATGTGCCTGAAAGGGAAAAAGCCCCACAAcagtgaaactgaaaaaaaaaaaaaaaaaggagagtcatcctagtttttttaattggtcactttctttttcttcaacttGTGAACAAATGTGAACCTAAAAGAGTCCATCTTTCAAGATGGATCCCAGTGACTGAGCCTAATTTGAAACTAGAGCCAAGCTGCCACGTGCAGACTAGAGCCCACACATGTACTAGGAATTCCCCAAAAACCCACACCTCTATCTAACTCTGCAGCTTTCAGAGGTCACCTGAACCAACCAACCTGAGCTCACCTGCCCTGCCAATCAGGGCTCAGTCGTGTTGACCAATCAGAACTCAACTGAGTCAACCAATCAGAACTAAGTTTGAATCCTTTATTTGCATGAATGGACTGTACTGGGAACCTTGATGAGAACTTTCTCTATAAAAGCCATATCCTTTTTTGGTTCTCTGGAACTGCACCTTTGTTTTACACTGAAGTCTGCACCTCCCTGGTATGCAAGCTGTTCACAGGAATagtctctttcctccaaataTCTTTTCAGAGAACTTTCCTTCGCAATATGATGCCAGAGGTAGGAGACATGCTTACTTACAGCCTTGGATTCAAATCCTTAAGTCACCACAATTACAAGAAAACgaaaaatcaaacaaagaaataaaaagtagatgAACACCTCAAActaattttctcttcaatttACAAGGCTGAATAGCTCGAGGTCATTTATGGGTTCAGGACTGGTCACCTGCTCACATTCTGAGCCAATGGCTCAGGCCCAGGGCTGAAGAGACTTCATTAGCTGAGCCAGTGGAGAGTGGGGTGTTGGTCCTCTCATTGGATACTTCGATCGTAAGTGATGCATACTCACGGGACATTAAGCTTTGCATTAAAAAAGATTGTAGACTGGGAAATAATAGAATTAGACAAATGTGAATGAGTTAGAGTCCTTATTTCAGTTTCTCGGAAGCTTGAAAAGGGTGCTGCTCATTGAATTTTTGATTTCGTTGTTTCTGCACTGTgggtttttatgtatttaaatgaaTTGTATAATAGAGGTAATATTGAAAAAAGAATCTATGAGATCTGCTTGTTCCATTAGTAATGTTTGTCCCGTTTGATGCTTCTAAATTGTTATTTATAGCAGTAAAcagtttctttgtgtgtgtgtgtgtgtgtgtgtgtgtttaatgtgATTTAGTTAATATTTCAGTATGAGTTTTGTAACCACGTTTATAAATATTcgcagattttttttgtttgtttttagggtgCATCCTTCAATGGGTATCaatatcatgttttattttcctggaaTAAGTTTTCTCAGCCAGATACAatagctcctgcctgtaatcccttaaacttgggaggccaaggcgggagaatcgctgtagtccaggagttcgagaccagcctgaggaaaCATGATGCAACCAcgttttactatatatatatatacacacacaaaacttagccgggtgtggtggcacacgcctctagtccaagctacttgggaggctgaagagggagcatcgcttgaaaccaggatgcagaggttgcagtgagctgagatcgcaccactgcactgcagcctgagcgacagagcaagactctgtgttcCTTTGTCTGAGGTAGGCAACCGGGCAGCTTAGGCCGGCAGACACCCTCTGTCATTGGCTGATGTGATGCCAAGCAACAGGATCATCCAATCACCTTCAATGGAGGGAGGATTGTTGACGGGCTCCCTGGGTGACCCTTCATCCAATCAGATGTCGAGTTGGACTGTGACGTAGAGCCACACGGCCATACCAAAGTGCCCCGCTTCACTGATCCACAACCGTCACTCTCTGATCTTGCATCTAATGGCCGCTGCCTCCATCATGGCTGAGGCTTCCTCTAAGACGACCTCTGAGGAAGACCAGAGCATCCAAGAGCCCAAAGAGGCCAACTCCACGACCGTCCAGAAGAAGACGCAAGGGCTCCGAGGTTCCCGCAGGCGCCATGCCAACCGCCGCAGGGACAGCTTCGGGGACAGCTTTGCCGCCTATTTCCCCCAGGTGCTGAAGCAGGTTCACCAGGGCCTCAGCCTTTCCCCGGAGTCCGTGAGTGTCATGGACTCTATGGTCCGTGACATATTGGACCGCATCGCCACCGAGGCTGGTCGCCTGGCCCGCTACGCCAAGCGTGTGACCATCACCTCCCGGGACATCCAGGTGGCCGTGCGCCTACTGCTGCCGGGGAAGATGGGCAAGCTTGCTGAGGCCCAGGGCACGAATGCCGCCCTCAGGTATGCCAAAAGCAAGTGCGCTGTCTCAGGAGCACCTGAGCACCCGGGAAACCCAAAGGCTCTCTTCAGAGCCTCTGCAGGTGGCCCTAAAGACCAGTGGCTCGCCAAGGGAGGGGACCCCACCGGAGGTTGGGGTGGGTGGCACCCTGCCGACTTGGGGGGCATGTGGCGTCCTGTGGTTTATCAAGCATTTTTCCCACTGTGCAGAACACTGTCAACTCCAATATATCTGTAGTGCAATATGCTCCAAGGAAAAGTAGGGGGTGTTTCCGTGATCGGGTTTCATTTCCTCGGTTTCCTAAATGGCCGTTTTTATTAGTTATCTTTCTCGGTTATTTTACGATGATATTATCAAGGTCCTGATGTTTACttttttcactctcattctccTACGACTGTACGGTGGAACTTTCCAGAACTTCATTATGTGCGATATGGCAACAGAGAAAGTGAATACGCTGACATAAGAAGAGAGGTAACCCTCCTAAACGTGTTCAGCACCTCCCTCATCATGAATCCATGTAAATAAGCAAACGAGGCCCAGTTACAGTGTATATGTagctaaataaaattttcaagaatCCATTCATTTTCCAGCTTCCCCGACTCTGAGATCACTATTGCAATTCATTCTCTGTTTGCTCTGacaataattttttcatttctttttgaacAGAAACCTTCCTTACTTCCAGGTATGTGTCAGTAGGATTACTGAGTGTCCACAGAACAGCTCATGCCTTAGTGCACAGCGGTGCAGCCAATGAGTGACCTGCAGTCTATGAGCAACAGTCATTGTCCCAATGTGGGGGGAGTGACCCAAGCTGAACCCACAGCAGCCTTCCTGTGATATTCAACCCGGTGTTTAAAGGAACGGCAGTGTGATTCTTTACCTGATGTTTTTGTTTGCAGTGTTTGTAATCATGGTCTTTTAGGGATATGAATCCAAAGCTAAGATTAATCTATGTTCCTTGTCCCTAACATCAAGTCATACAGAGCATTGGCAGCCATTAGTAGAAGTCAGATAACGCTTATTTCCTCAAGAGATTGGCATATTAATATTcttgttaatattaatataggCTACCATTCATTGTTCTCTCTTCTGGGTCCCAAGTCTTggtatttttagcatttttttctataagtGTATTGCTGAATTTCAGAGCAGGTGCTGACTTTCCCATTGCTTCCCTTTTCAATTGATTTCCAGTCCCTAAGCATGTGGACAAGAGAACATACTCTGGGACTGCAACCCACAGGAATTTATTATGTTATGCCTTGAAGCTCAATCTATGGccatttttgttaaatgtttcaTGGGAACTTTGAAACATCTCATAAACACCCCTTCTCCTTCATATGTCAAAACCAGTAAAGGATGGCACTCTCAGTCAAACCATGAAACAAAAGCTGGATAAATGccaaaaatcaaaattttcttGAACCCATCCGAAGTGGGAAAGAACCACCCCAGAGGGCCCAACACATAGCCACATAGATTATTCCACCATTTAAAGAGGAATCCTTGGTCAAGAGGGAAATGGGTTCAGGACAGGATAGTAGCCAGATCTTCCCTGAGTGGTGCAGATGGGAAAGGGGGAAGGTCACCTCCAGAGCCCCGCTTGGGATCCACAGAGAAAGGATGTAGAACCAAGAAGTCCCCTCATTGGGAtttgttactttctgtttttccagATTGTTAGAAAAATGTTACGAAAATAGTTNNNNNNNNNNNNNNNNNNNNNNNNNNNNNNNNNNNNNNNNNNNNNNNNNNNNNNNNNNNNNNNNNNNNNNNNNNNNNNNNNNNNNNNNNNNNNNNNNNNNNNNNNNNNNNNNNNNNNNNNNNNNNNNNNNNNNNNNNNNNNNNNNNNNNNNNNNNNNNNNNNNNNNNNNNNNNNNNNNNNNNNNNNNNNNNNNNNNNNNNNNNNNNNNNNNNNNNNNNNNNNNNNNNNNNNNNNNNNNNNNNNNNNNNNNNNNNNNNNNNNNNNNNNNNNNNNNNNNNNNNNNNNNNNNNNNNNNNNNNNNNNNNNNNNNNNNNNNNNNNNNNNNNNNNNNNNNNNNNNNNNNNNNNNNNNNNNNNNNNNNNNNNNNNNNNNNNNNNNNNNNNNNNNNNNNNNNNNNNNNNNNNNNNNNNNNNNNNNNNNNNNNNNNNNNNNNNNNNNNNNNNNNNNNNNNNNNNNNNNNNNNNNNNNNNNNNNNNNNNNN
The sequence above is drawn from the Theropithecus gelada isolate Dixy chromosome X, Tgel_1.0, whole genome shotgun sequence genome and encodes:
- the LOC112616503 gene encoding histone H2B type F-M, which translates into the protein MAAASIMAEASSKTTSEEDQSIQEPKEANSTTVQKKTQGLRGSRRRHANRRRDSFGDSFAAYFPQVLKQVHQGLSLSPESVSVMDSMVRDILDRIATEAGRLARYAKRVTITSRDIQVAVRLLLPGKMGKLAEAQGTNAALRTSLCAIWQQRK